The Nycticebus coucang isolate mNycCou1 chromosome 2, mNycCou1.pri, whole genome shotgun sequence genome includes a window with the following:
- the LOC128572047 gene encoding transmembrane protein 230-like, with translation MMPSCTNLATGIPSSNVTYSRLSGTDDGYIDLQFKKSLPKIPYKAVVLGMVLFLIGAFLIIIGSLLLLGYISKGGADRTVLVLIIGILVFLPGFYHLRIAYYASKGYRGYSYNDIPDFDD, from the coding sequence ATGATGCCTTCCTGTACCAACCTGGCTACCGGAATCCCCAGTAGTAACGTGACATACTCAAGGCTCTCAGGCACAGATGATGGCTACATTGACCTTCAGTTTAAGAAAAGCCTTCCTAAGATTCCTTATAAGGCTGTTGTACTTGGCATGGTACTGTTTTTGATTGGCGCCTTTCTCATTATCATAGGCTCCCTCCTGCTGTTGGGCTACATCAGCAAAGGCGGGGCAGACCGAACCGTTCTGGTCCTGATCATTGGTATTCTGGTGTTCCTCCCTGGATTTTACCACCTGCGCATTGCCTACTATGCATCCAAAGGCTACCGGGGTTACTCCTATAATGACATTCCAGACTTTGATGACTAA